CACGACGGAAGCGGGATCGACCGTGTCGAGATAGCCGACGAGGCGCGATGTCGTCTGCGCAGTCGCGGACGACGCCAGAAGGAGAATGGCGAAGCAGGCCAGAAGACTCGCCCGCATTCCCTTGAACCAGCGGGCCGGATCGTTTCGATCTCTGCCCCTACGCAACATAGCACCTCATGCTCTCGGATCGGTCATCGTTACGCAACCTTCGATCCCCCGACGCCGACGCCATTTGCGCTGGCGCAAATCGACGGGCAATAGTCCGGGGGAAGGTTTTCCGAGGGCGTTGTGGCGCGAGGGTGCCGGCAGGTCCTCGAAGAACGGCAACAGGAAGGGCTCGATCATGCCGAGGCTAAGCAAATCGCCGGACACCGGCGTCGCTACACTGGCTGAACTGGTCGGCATCGCCAATGCGCTCGAACATGAAGCCGAAAGACGCTATCGCTGGTTGGCGGAGGAATTTCGCCGCCGTGGCGAGCCGGAGACGGCCGAAGCGTTCGAGGGCATGGCGGGCGAAGAGGAGCACCATATCGTCGACGTCTCGCGCTGGGCCGACAATCTCGGCCAGCCCGTGCCGGCGGCGGAGTCCTTCTTCTGGCGCCTGCCTTCCGATCTCGCCGAAAGCTGGGACGAGGTGGCCGGCAGCGCCCTGCTGACGCCCTATCGCGCCTTCGCCATCGCTGTCGACAACGAGGAGCGGGCCTTCGCCTTCTACGCCTATGTGAGCGCCTGGGCCGAAGACCGCAAGATTGCCGCCGAAGCCGAGATGCTGGCCCGGGAAGAACTGCGGCACGCAGCGAAACTGCGCACGCAGCGCCGGATTGCGTATCGCGCCGAAGGACGCCATCGAAGCACCCCTGAACTCGACGATATCCAAACAGAGGCGGCCCTTGCGCGGCTGATCGTTGAGGAAGAAGCGGAGATCGCGGAGATGTTCGCCGCTATGGCCGATCGTCTGGACGACTTGGGCGCCGCGGGATCCGCCGATGACGTGCGGCGCATGGCGGAAAAGGCGAAGACGCGCGCCGCGGTGGACGAGGTGAAAAGTTCGCCGGATGACATGCCGCCGGTTCCGAACAGCGCCGCTGGCATTATGACCACAGCGCAGGCCCGGCTGGAGCGGTTCAGCGAACGGCTTGAATCCGTTCTGATCGCCGCGGAAGACGAAAAGATCATGAGCCTTGCGCAATCGTCACTTGAAGACGTTGTCCGCCGGATCGCGTTGATCAATGACAGACTGGAACGGTCGGACGAGGTCTGAGTGAACCGCTCGCCTGCCTGCCTTCTGGTCCGATGTCGGGAGCGACCGGACCGAGCACGGTCGACGACGTCCTGCAGACAGCGTGCAGCGCCGCCCCAGCCCGCCACCCTGCCTCATTGCCCGGATTCCCGGATTGCTCTGTCGATCTCGACAATCCGGTTCGAAATTGCTGCAGCGCAAATCAACGCGCCGAGACGCCGTTTAGGTTTTGTCCGTCGCCAACAACCGCAGGCGTCAAGGAGAACCCAAATGAGCACGTTACGTAATGCTCTTCCCGGCGCCGCCAGCATGATCGCGGTCGGGGGTTGCTGACGACTGACGCTCCGGCGGTTCCGCACTTCCTCCCCCTCGCTCCCGCGGGACCGCCGCCCCTTTTCCCGAAGACAATTGACGAAAGGAACCCCGAGATGAAACGCACCCTGATCGCCGCCGCCATGCTGGGCGGTCTCCTCGCCGCCGCCGTACAGCCCGCCGCGGCCGCCGACTTCGAGGTCAAGATGCTGAACCGCGGCGCGGACGGCATGATGGTCTTCGAGCCCGCCTATCTGGAGGTCCAGCCA
The DNA window shown above is from Minwuia thermotolerans and carries:
- a CDS encoding ferritin-like domain-containing protein: MRWRKSTGNSPGEGFPRALWREGAGRSSKNGNRKGSIMPRLSKSPDTGVATLAELVGIANALEHEAERRYRWLAEEFRRRGEPETAEAFEGMAGEEEHHIVDVSRWADNLGQPVPAAESFFWRLPSDLAESWDEVAGSALLTPYRAFAIAVDNEERAFAFYAYVSAWAEDRKIAAEAEMLAREELRHAAKLRTQRRIAYRAEGRHRSTPELDDIQTEAALARLIVEEEAEIAEMFAAMADRLDDLGAAGSADDVRRMAEKAKTRAAVDEVKSSPDDMPPVPNSAAGIMTTAQARLERFSERLESVLIAAEDEKIMSLAQSSLEDVVRRIALINDRLERSDEV